Proteins from a single region of Candidatus Zixiibacteriota bacterium:
- a CDS encoding glycosyltransferase family 2 protein gives MTYLIAIPAYNAAATLPELVSRIRRAVPGIEIMIVDDGSRDLTAQVADSLGVSLLRHDQNRGKGEALRTAFAEALRRGVDAVIHLDADGQHDPVHLPAFADMFATGTYDILIGTRDFHSGEMPWLRRLTNRWTSWWVSRMAGTPIADSQSGYRLIGLRALETIHPVSHRYDFESEYLIRAGRAGLRIGAVPISTVYQGEVSFINPFRDTWRFIRLIRQFWFSRPHGPVAI, from the coding sequence TTGACCTACCTGATCGCCATCCCGGCGTACAACGCGGCGGCGACACTCCCCGAGCTGGTGTCCCGCATCCGTCGCGCTGTGCCGGGAATCGAGATTATGATCGTCGACGACGGATCCCGGGATCTGACGGCGCAGGTCGCCGACTCCCTCGGTGTATCGTTGTTGCGTCATGACCAGAACCGCGGCAAGGGAGAGGCCCTGCGCACCGCCTTTGCCGAAGCGCTCCGCCGGGGTGTCGACGCTGTGATCCACCTCGACGCCGATGGCCAGCACGATCCTGTGCACCTGCCCGCGTTTGCCGACATGTTCGCGACGGGGACCTACGACATCCTCATCGGCACACGCGACTTCCATTCGGGAGAAATGCCGTGGCTGCGCCGCCTGACCAACCGCTGGACATCATGGTGGGTATCCCGCATGGCGGGAACGCCCATTGCCGACTCGCAGTCCGGGTACCGCTTGATCGGTTTACGCGCTCTGGAGACGATCCATCCCGTCAGCCACCGATATGACTTCGAGTCGGAGTACTTGATTCGTGCCGGTCGCGCTGGTCTTCGCATCGGGGCGGTGCCGATCTCCACTGTCTATCAAGGCGAAGTCAGTTTCATCAATCCGTTTCGCGACACCTGGAGGTTCATTCGTTTGATCCGGCAGTTCTGGTTTTCGCGACCGCATGGGCCGGTCGCCATTTGA
- the cysK gene encoding cysteine synthase A encodes MAAIAQDITQLIGKTPLVRLGKIGKGLKADVIAKLEFYNPCASVKDRIGLSMIDAALAAGMIKKDTVLIEPTSGNTGIALAFVAAARGLKLILTMPDTMSIERRKSLAAFGAELVLTPGAEGMRGAIRRAEELAQANSNYLMLQQFENPANPEIHRKTTAEEIWRDTDGKVDILISGVGTGGTITGVSEIIKPRKPSFRAIAVEPTDSPVLSGGKPGPHKIQGIGAGFVPGVLRTDLIDEIIQVTSDQAGQMARRLAREEGILAGISSGAALYAATQVAARPENAGKMLVVVLPDTGERYLSTWLFEEG; translated from the coding sequence ATGGCCGCAATCGCCCAGGACATCACGCAGTTGATCGGCAAGACCCCGTTGGTCCGCCTCGGCAAGATCGGGAAAGGCCTCAAAGCGGATGTGATCGCCAAGTTGGAGTTCTACAATCCGTGCGCCAGCGTCAAAGACCGCATCGGCCTGAGCATGATCGATGCCGCACTGGCGGCGGGAATGATCAAGAAGGACACGGTCCTGATCGAACCGACCAGCGGCAACACCGGAATCGCATTGGCCTTTGTCGCCGCGGCGCGGGGACTGAAGCTGATTCTGACCATGCCCGACACGATGAGCATCGAACGGCGCAAATCGCTGGCGGCATTCGGCGCCGAGCTGGTGCTGACGCCGGGCGCCGAAGGCATGCGCGGCGCCATCCGCCGGGCCGAGGAACTGGCGCAGGCGAATTCCAATTATCTCATGCTCCAGCAGTTTGAGAATCCGGCCAACCCGGAAATCCACCGCAAGACCACCGCCGAGGAAATTTGGCGCGACACCGACGGCAAAGTGGACATCCTGATCTCCGGTGTCGGCACCGGCGGCACGATCACCGGTGTTTCGGAGATCATCAAACCGCGGAAGCCGTCATTCCGCGCGATTGCCGTCGAGCCGACCGACTCGCCGGTTCTCTCCGGGGGCAAACCGGGGCCGCACAAGATTCAGGGAATCGGCGCCGGATTCGTCCCCGGCGTGCTGCGCACCGATCTCATCGACGAGATCATTCAGGTCACGTCCGACCAAGCCGGGCAGATGGCGCGTCGCCTGGCACGGGAAGAGGGAATACTCGCCGGGATCTCATCCGGCGCGGCATTGTATGCCGCCACGCAAGTGGCCGCCCGTCCGGAGAACGCGGGAAAGATGCTGGTCGTCGTGCTTCCCGACACCGGCGAACGGTATCTGAGCACCTGGCTATTCGAGGAAGGCTAA
- a CDS encoding c-type cytochrome, which produces MNTINTPKPRRVMMWATLGILTVAAAAEIVTAQTKGTPAAPSSAQVERGKYLVTGMGCNDCHTPWEMTPQGPQPNMKLMLSGHPETLKMPSAPAPSGPWLWQGSGTMTAFAGPWGVSYAANITPDQATGLGSWTADTFIKAMRNGKHAGTGAALLPPMPWIWYKILTDDDLAAMFAYLQSVPPIKNRGPANEVAPPPSGMK; this is translated from the coding sequence ATGAACACGATCAACACCCCGAAGCCCCGCCGGGTCATGATGTGGGCCACGCTCGGAATCCTCACGGTCGCGGCCGCCGCCGAGATCGTCACGGCACAAACCAAAGGCACGCCGGCCGCGCCATCGTCCGCTCAGGTCGAGCGCGGCAAGTACCTCGTCACGGGCATGGGGTGCAACGATTGCCACACCCCATGGGAGATGACGCCGCAGGGACCGCAGCCGAACATGAAGCTGATGCTCTCCGGCCATCCCGAGACGTTGAAGATGCCGTCGGCACCGGCGCCGTCGGGTCCCTGGCTCTGGCAGGGAAGCGGCACGATGACCGCCTTCGCCGGACCATGGGGCGTCTCTTATGCCGCCAACATCACCCCCGATCAGGCGACCGGCCTCGGCTCATGGACCGCCGATACCTTCATCAAGGCGATGCGTAACGGCAAACATGCCGGTACCGGCGCCGCCTTGCTTCCGCCGATGCCGTGGATCTGGTATAAGATACTGACCGACGACGATCTGGCGGCCATGTTCGCCTATCTGCAGTCGGTTCCCCCGATCAAGAACCGCGGCCCTGCGAACGAAGTCGCGCCGCCGCCCTCGGGGATGAAGTAG
- a CDS encoding MerR family transcriptional regulator, giving the protein MTEEQLVETESALGSIPRLKLRRLPERKYYSISEVAEECELKPYVLRFWEKEFALLRPKKNRAGNRTYQRKDIDLVMRIKHLLYQEGYTIEGARQRLRAEVMGEETPPDTMRAKRLLGDLRRELEAIVALLP; this is encoded by the coding sequence ATGACCGAAGAGCAATTGGTTGAGACCGAAAGCGCATTGGGCTCGATTCCGCGTCTGAAGCTCAGACGCCTCCCGGAACGGAAATACTATTCGATCTCCGAGGTGGCGGAGGAATGCGAGTTGAAGCCGTATGTGCTGCGCTTTTGGGAGAAGGAATTCGCCTTACTCCGTCCGAAGAAAAACCGGGCGGGGAACCGCACCTACCAGCGTAAGGACATCGATCTGGTCATGCGCATCAAGCATCTCCTCTACCAGGAAGGTTACACGATCGAGGGCGCCCGGCAACGCCTGCGCGCCGAGGTGATGGGGGAGGAAACTCCACCGGATACGATGCGCGCCAAGCGGCTCCTCGGCGACCTCCGCCGTGAGCTGGAGGCGATCGTCGCGCTGTTGCCCTAG
- a CDS encoding TIGR00725 family protein, with amino-acid sequence MIAVCGGATADSPTAALAEAVGAALAQAGAVVVCGGLGGVMEAACRGAKRVGGTTVGIVPGTDAHTANAYVDIPIASGMAQGRNAIIVHTADGVIALPGSYGTLSEVALALNMGKPVVALGGSRPDDAVQVADDPQTAVQMILALLPGSGRRMG; translated from the coding sequence ATGATCGCTGTCTGCGGGGGTGCCACGGCCGATTCCCCAACCGCTGCGTTGGCCGAGGCGGTCGGCGCCGCGCTGGCACAGGCGGGCGCGGTCGTGGTTTGTGGCGGCTTGGGCGGAGTGATGGAGGCGGCCTGTCGCGGCGCCAAACGTGTGGGTGGAACGACGGTTGGCATTGTACCGGGCACGGATGCACACACAGCCAATGCCTATGTCGACATCCCCATCGCCAGCGGTATGGCGCAGGGACGCAATGCGATCATCGTCCACACCGCCGACGGCGTTATCGCGCTTCCGGGATCATATGGAACGCTTTCGGAGGTCGCCCTGGCACTGAACATGGGAAAGCCGGTGGTCGCGCTGGGCGGGTCACGTCCGGATGACGCGGTGCAGGTTGCAGATGACCCCCAGACAGCGGTGCAGATGATATTGGCCTTGTTGCCGGGGAGTGGCAGGAGGATGGGTTGA
- a CDS encoding adenine phosphoribosyltransferase → MNYDLIKKAIRDIPDYPKPGIVFKDITTLLKDKDAFQMAQQALLDRYRSRPIDLVAAIEARGFIFGGAIALALGCGFIPLRKPGKLPADSLSESYALEYGEDQLHMHADAVLKGQRVLLIDDLLATGGTLAAATRLVEKAQGTVAGIGVVVELSFLDGRHRLRDYDVFAVVSYDSE, encoded by the coding sequence GTGAACTACGACCTTATCAAGAAGGCGATCCGTGATATCCCCGACTACCCGAAACCGGGGATCGTCTTCAAAGACATCACGACGCTGCTGAAGGACAAGGATGCCTTCCAGATGGCCCAGCAGGCGCTCTTGGACCGGTATCGCTCCCGGCCCATTGATCTGGTCGCCGCCATCGAGGCCCGGGGGTTCATCTTCGGGGGGGCAATCGCGCTCGCGCTGGGATGCGGATTCATCCCCTTACGTAAACCGGGGAAGCTGCCGGCGGACTCCCTGTCGGAATCGTATGCCTTGGAGTACGGTGAGGATCAGCTCCACATGCATGCGGATGCCGTCCTCAAAGGACAGCGGGTGTTGCTGATCGACGATCTGTTGGCCACGGGCGGGACGCTGGCGGCGGCGACCCGACTCGTCGAAAAGGCGCAGGGAACCGTTGCCGGCATCGGCGTGGTGGTCGAGTTATCCTTCCTGGACGGCCGTCACCGGTTGCGGGATTACGACGTCTTCGCGGTGGTCAGTTACGACTCGGAATAG
- a CDS encoding serine acetyltransferase — protein MSAASPNPSDPVDATTLDAVVARLCSTSDHLTHTRSANGGDHKLPSRDAIVEMVEGLRAVLFPGYFGTSELSPESLRFHVGATLDRVLRVLREQVERCLLFTSDAKPLDDEARAERASEVTREFLKRLPEVRRLLATDVKAAYEGDPAAPSPDETIFCYPGILAVANYRLAHELYRLGIPLLPRMITEHAHSITGIDIHPGAQIGPEFFIDHGTGVVIGETCVIGTRVRVYQGVTLGAKSFPLDEKGNPIKGIPRHPIVEDDVIIYGGATILGRVTIGRGSTIGGNVWLTHSVPPGSRVSQAQTQLNEFRAGAGI, from the coding sequence ATGTCCGCCGCTTCACCGAACCCATCCGATCCTGTCGATGCGACCACATTGGACGCCGTTGTCGCCCGTTTATGCTCAACCAGTGACCATCTGACGCACACGCGCTCGGCCAACGGCGGCGATCACAAGCTGCCGTCGCGCGACGCCATTGTTGAGATGGTGGAGGGATTGCGCGCCGTCTTGTTCCCCGGGTATTTCGGTACATCCGAGCTGAGTCCCGAGAGTCTGCGCTTCCATGTCGGCGCCACTCTCGACCGCGTTCTTCGTGTGCTGCGGGAACAGGTCGAGCGCTGCCTGTTGTTCACCAGCGACGCGAAACCACTCGACGACGAGGCCCGCGCGGAGCGGGCATCGGAAGTCACACGGGAATTCCTGAAACGCCTGCCGGAGGTGCGTCGACTATTGGCGACCGATGTCAAGGCCGCATACGAAGGTGATCCGGCCGCCCCGTCGCCGGATGAGACGATCTTCTGCTATCCGGGGATTCTGGCGGTCGCCAACTACCGCCTGGCCCACGAGCTCTACCGCCTCGGCATCCCACTGTTGCCGCGCATGATCACCGAGCACGCGCACAGCATCACCGGGATCGACATCCACCCCGGCGCCCAGATCGGCCCGGAGTTCTTCATCGACCACGGCACCGGCGTGGTGATCGGGGAGACCTGCGTGATCGGCACCCGCGTGCGCGTCTATCAGGGCGTGACGCTCGGCGCCAAGAGTTTCCCGCTGGATGAAAAAGGCAATCCCATCAAGGGGATTCCGCGTCATCCGATCGTCGAGGACGACGTCATCATCTACGGCGGCGCGACCATTCTCGGCCGCGTTACCATCGGCCGCGGTTCGACGATCGGCGGCAATGTCTGGCTCACCCACAGCGTCCCGCCCGGCAGCCGTGTCTCCCAGGCGCAGACACAGCTCAACGAATTCCGCGCCGGCGCGGGGATCTGA
- a CDS encoding alcohol dehydrogenase catalytic domain-containing protein: MKAAVLKTHNQPFAFEELPIPEPGPGQALIRMHACGMCGTDVHVWRGLFPSTPPIVLGHEPVGTIEKLGDGVTWLAKGDRVGVPWVQSGCGRCPACVEHHEIYCTEARTWMENGGGWSAFMIAEATGCILIPEALSWENAAPMFCAGFTVMSGYRNGQPRTGDRIAILGVGGLGHLALQVAKAMGHETIAVTGTASKKTELLELGADDVVVVKEHAGKELAAAGGADLVLSSTNAMNQNADVLAGLRPEGRLVIMGVGAEPISLVPFMNLMGQVTVKFSMQNRRRDLMEVLDLAARGKVRPKLEIYPLERVNETLQRLIDGKVRYRAVLTHAH, encoded by the coding sequence ATGAAAGCTGCCGTGTTGAAGACCCACAATCAGCCGTTCGCGTTTGAGGAACTACCGATCCCCGAGCCGGGACCGGGGCAGGCGTTGATTCGCATGCATGCCTGCGGGATGTGCGGCACGGACGTGCATGTCTGGCGCGGTCTATTCCCGTCCACGCCGCCGATTGTCCTGGGACATGAACCGGTGGGAACGATTGAGAAGCTCGGTGACGGGGTGACATGGCTTGCGAAGGGCGATCGTGTCGGGGTGCCGTGGGTGCAGTCGGGATGCGGGCGCTGCCCGGCGTGCGTCGAACATCATGAGATCTATTGCACCGAGGCCCGCACTTGGATGGAGAACGGCGGCGGCTGGTCGGCGTTCATGATCGCCGAAGCCACCGGTTGCATTCTCATTCCGGAGGCGTTGTCATGGGAGAATGCCGCGCCGATGTTTTGCGCCGGGTTCACGGTGATGAGTGGGTATCGCAATGGTCAGCCGCGTACGGGAGACCGGATCGCTATCCTCGGCGTCGGCGGGCTGGGGCACCTCGCACTACAAGTCGCCAAGGCGATGGGGCACGAGACGATCGCGGTGACCGGCACGGCGTCCAAGAAGACCGAGCTTCTGGAACTGGGGGCTGATGACGTCGTCGTGGTGAAAGAGCACGCCGGCAAGGAACTCGCCGCAGCCGGCGGTGCCGATCTGGTATTGTCGTCCACCAACGCGATGAACCAGAATGCCGATGTCCTTGCCGGACTGCGCCCGGAGGGACGACTCGTGATCATGGGTGTCGGCGCCGAGCCGATTTCACTCGTGCCTTTCATGAATCTGATGGGTCAGGTCACGGTGAAGTTCTCGATGCAAAATCGCCGGCGAGACCTGATGGAGGTTCTCGACCTCGCCGCGCGCGGCAAGGTCCGTCCCAAGCTCGAGATCTACCCGCTCGAACGGGTCAACGAGACGCTGCAGCGGTTGATCGATGGGAAAGTGCGATACCGGGCGGTGTTGACGCACGCGCATTGA
- the surE gene encoding 5'/3'-nucleotidase SurE — translation MKLRILISNDDGVHAAGLKALTKEMRRLGDVVVVAPDLDQSSVSHSLTLTRPLRIKRHDDNVYSVDGTPTDCVMLAFHEILKHRRPHIVVSGLNHGSNMGEDVTYSGTVAAAIEGAIMDVPAVAASVVSSGLTEPSFASAARFIRRLVAAMIGRMPPATLLNVNFPRMPRGGYRSYQITRLGQRVYTDIISAKTDPRGKKYFWIGGEPTWDRTDDTDAGAVGRGRVSITPLNLDMTDRALLERMRTWRLR, via the coding sequence ATGAAACTCCGCATCCTCATCTCCAATGACGACGGCGTCCATGCCGCGGGACTGAAGGCGTTGACCAAGGAGATGCGCCGCTTGGGGGACGTGGTCGTGGTCGCTCCGGACCTCGACCAATCGTCGGTCAGTCACTCGCTGACGCTGACCCGCCCGCTCCGGATCAAGCGCCACGATGACAACGTCTATTCGGTCGATGGCACGCCCACCGATTGCGTCATGCTCGCCTTCCACGAGATCCTGAAACATCGCCGCCCGCACATCGTCGTCTCCGGTCTCAACCACGGCAGCAACATGGGGGAGGATGTGACCTATTCGGGGACCGTCGCGGCGGCGATCGAGGGAGCGATCATGGATGTCCCGGCCGTCGCCGCCTCGGTCGTATCCAGCGGGCTGACCGAGCCGTCCTTCGCCTCGGCGGCGCGCTTCATCCGACGTCTGGTCGCCGCGATGATCGGACGCATGCCGCCGGCGACGCTCTTGAACGTGAATTTCCCCCGCATGCCGCGCGGCGGCTATCGCTCCTACCAGATCACCCGCTTGGGGCAGCGCGTCTACACCGACATCATCTCCGCCAAGACCGATCCGAGAGGGAAGAAGTACTTCTGGATCGGCGGCGAGCCGACCTGGGACCGCACCGATGACACCGACGCGGGAGCCGTCGGACGGGGCCGGGTCTCGATCACGCCGCTCAATCTCGACATGACCGACCGGGCGCTCTTGGAGCGGATGCGCACCTGGCGCCTGCGATAG
- a CDS encoding NAD(P)H-dependent glycerol-3-phosphate dehydrogenase — MIDAAKGQTIAVLGAGSWGLAVARHLNVLGHEVRLWEFDSAAAARLAEARTLPDKLPGIILAASVEVTDDIARAASAADCVAFVTPSTAIRTTAEKVREFLHSQVTLVVLTKGIEVDTGLRMTEIVASTSGSKRVVALVGPSHAEEVARGVPTALVAASPDSEAARQVQATFSSDTLRVYTSDDVIGVELAAALKNIIAIAAGIVDGLGYESADNLKGALITRGLAEITRLGVKMGAEPETFAGLSGVGDLITTCLSRHSRNRHVGEQVGRGRALSGVLSGMSMVAEGVTTTQAAVRLANVHDVDMPITCAVADVLFAGKPAATALAELMARPAQPEIRR, encoded by the coding sequence GTGATTGATGCTGCGAAAGGACAGACAATCGCCGTTCTCGGCGCCGGGAGTTGGGGTCTGGCGGTCGCCCGACATCTCAATGTGCTCGGGCATGAGGTTCGATTGTGGGAGTTCGACTCGGCCGCGGCGGCACGATTGGCCGAGGCGCGGACCCTTCCCGACAAATTGCCGGGCATCATCTTAGCCGCGTCAGTTGAAGTGACGGATGACATAGCGCGGGCGGCCTCGGCGGCCGACTGCGTTGCCTTTGTCACGCCATCGACAGCGATTCGGACCACAGCAGAAAAGGTCCGAGAGTTCCTCCATTCTCAGGTGACGCTCGTCGTCCTGACCAAGGGAATCGAGGTCGATACCGGCCTGCGCATGACCGAAATCGTCGCCTCCACATCCGGAAGCAAACGCGTGGTTGCATTGGTCGGACCATCCCATGCGGAGGAAGTTGCACGCGGCGTGCCCACGGCGCTTGTGGCCGCCAGTCCCGACTCAGAGGCCGCGCGACAGGTCCAAGCAACCTTCAGCTCGGACACGTTGCGTGTCTACACCAGCGACGACGTCATCGGCGTGGAGTTGGCCGCGGCCTTGAAGAATATCATTGCCATCGCCGCCGGGATTGTCGACGGGCTCGGGTATGAGTCGGCCGACAACCTGAAAGGGGCGCTGATCACCCGCGGCCTGGCGGAGATCACACGTCTCGGCGTCAAAATGGGTGCCGAGCCGGAGACGTTTGCCGGTCTTTCCGGCGTCGGCGACCTGATCACGACCTGTTTGTCGCGCCATTCACGCAACCGGCATGTCGGCGAACAGGTCGGCCGCGGGCGGGCGCTATCGGGCGTCCTCTCCGGGATGTCGATGGTTGCCGAGGGTGTGACCACGACACAGGCGGCGGTACGTTTGGCCAACGTCCACGATGTCGACATGCCGATCACCTGCGCCGTGGCCGACGTTCTCTTCGCGGGGAAACCGGCGGCGACCGCGCTGGCGGAACTGATGGCCCGCCCGGCGCAACCGGAAATCCGGCGATGA
- a CDS encoding M28 family peptidase, with protein MKRLLYCTILIIALAAPAVAGDLYRVTLHSPQDAELLRASGAEALVALGNDYLVLADSAIAGQWTLSSLDVELLAKGVAKNELAIDRRMDRLNVQRYPLLYEKDQIRVLRVTPLDLEPTDATTELLPIRNENVKITYTQSVTGEKALWAPMFDIDSLVGLIEQDSITSYLNRLQAFYRRVAGTDSVRAARDWIHAKFQSFGYDSVYNDPFWANVSGGYKENYNVVAAKPGTLYPELQIIVGAHFDGVNNSPAADDNGTGTAAVLEIARVLRDIPTEVTFLFITFDAEEYGLLGSYHYANTAVANGDQIVLMFNMDMIGHIYNDTQARLYHGPTSAYAQLWINLAAPLAGITGYLSGISGGSDHYPFYQMGYNAVFLHEYNFSSVYHSYRDSTTYVNFDYATRMVKASLATVYTVSGDVDNDGIPNADDNCLRTANAAQGNADGDPFGDACDNCRYVINPSQTNSDSDTLGDACDNCDFTANNYQANSDLDTLGNVCDNCVNTSNDDQADTDGDGVGNVCDNCPYAPNPTQLDYDADNFADACDNCPSVANPDQTDTDGDGKGDACDNCRYVANPWQQDSELDGSGEPSPDGVGDTCDNCPTIVNPDQADADGDGRGNLCDNCPTVANPSQTDTDGDGKGDACDNCPTLANANQADADGDGVGDLCDNCVAVANPSQIDRDHDSLGDACDPCTCPCQADPDCDGIHSDVLAVVGTIDVAFRGTPPPIDDGCPRQRTDVDNSGQTDLVDVTKVINVAFRGANPATTYTSPCGP; from the coding sequence ATGAAACGACTGCTGTACTGCACCATCCTGATCATCGCGCTGGCGGCACCCGCCGTCGCCGGTGACCTCTACCGCGTCACTCTGCATTCGCCGCAGGATGCCGAACTCTTGCGCGCTTCAGGTGCCGAGGCATTGGTGGCGTTGGGCAACGACTACCTCGTGCTCGCCGACTCGGCCATCGCCGGGCAATGGACGCTCTCCAGCCTCGATGTCGAATTACTGGCCAAGGGAGTCGCAAAGAACGAGTTGGCCATCGACCGCCGCATGGACCGTCTCAATGTCCAGCGCTACCCGCTCCTCTATGAAAAGGACCAGATTCGCGTCCTGCGTGTCACTCCGCTCGATCTGGAACCGACCGACGCCACGACGGAGTTGCTGCCGATCCGCAACGAAAACGTGAAGATCACCTACACGCAGTCGGTGACAGGGGAGAAGGCGCTCTGGGCGCCCATGTTCGACATCGATTCGCTGGTCGGACTCATTGAACAGGATTCGATCACGTCCTATCTCAATCGCCTGCAGGCGTTCTACCGCCGTGTCGCCGGTACCGACTCGGTGCGCGCCGCGCGTGATTGGATCCACGCCAAATTCCAGTCGTTTGGGTACGATTCGGTCTACAATGACCCGTTCTGGGCCAACGTCTCCGGCGGCTATAAGGAGAACTACAACGTCGTCGCCGCCAAGCCGGGCACGCTCTATCCGGAGCTGCAGATCATCGTCGGTGCTCACTTTGACGGCGTCAACAACTCCCCCGCAGCCGATGACAACGGCACGGGTACCGCCGCGGTGCTCGAGATCGCCCGTGTTCTCCGCGACATCCCCACGGAAGTCACGTTCCTTTTCATCACGTTTGACGCGGAAGAGTACGGGCTTTTGGGATCGTACCACTATGCCAACACCGCGGTCGCCAACGGCGATCAGATCGTGTTGATGTTCAACATGGACATGATCGGCCACATCTACAACGACACGCAAGCCCGGCTCTATCACGGCCCCACCAGCGCCTATGCGCAGTTGTGGATCAACCTGGCCGCGCCGCTGGCCGGCATCACGGGGTACCTGTCCGGCATCTCCGGCGGTTCCGACCACTATCCCTTCTATCAAATGGGATATAATGCCGTCTTCCTGCACGAGTACAACTTCTCCAGCGTCTACCATTCGTACCGTGACAGCACGACGTATGTCAACTTCGACTATGCCACGCGCATGGTCAAGGCGTCGCTGGCGACGGTCTACACGGTCAGCGGCGATGTCGACAACGACGGCATCCCCAATGCCGACGACAACTGCCTGCGGACGGCGAACGCCGCGCAGGGCAACGCCGATGGCGACCCCTTCGGCGATGCCTGTGACAACTGCCGGTATGTGATCAATCCCTCGCAAACCAACTCGGACAGCGACACGCTCGGTGACGCCTGCGACAATTGCGACTTCACGGCCAACAACTACCAGGCCAATTCCGACCTCGACACGCTCGGCAACGTCTGCGACAACTGCGTGAACACATCGAATGACGATCAGGCCGATACCGACGGCGATGGCGTGGGGAATGTCTGCGACAACTGCCCGTATGCGCCGAATCCCACCCAGTTGGATTACGACGCCGATAACTTCGCCGACGCCTGCGACAACTGCCCCTCGGTCGCCAATCCCGATCAGACCGACACCGACGGCGACGGTAAAGGGGATGCCTGCGACAACTGCCGGTATGTCGCCAATCCCTGGCAGCAGGACTCCGAACTGGACGGGTCCGGCGAGCCGTCACCCGACGGCGTCGGTGACACCTGCGACAACTGTCCGACAATCGTCAATCCCGATCAGGCCGACGCCGATGGTGACGGCAGAGGGAATCTCTGCGACAACTGTCCGACCGTCGCCAATCCGTCACAAACCGACACCGACGGCGACGGCAAAGGCGACGCCTGCGATAATTGTCCCACGCTTGCCAACGCCAATCAGGCGGACGCCGACGGCGACGGCGTCGGTGATCTGTGCGACAATTGCGTGGCCGTCGCCAATCCCTCCCAGATCGACCGCGACCATGACAGTCTGGGCGACGCCTGCGATCCCTGCACGTGTCCCTGTCAGGCCGATCCCGATTGCGATGGCATCCACTCCGATGTACTCGCCGTCGTGGGCACAATCGACGTCGCCTTCCGCGGCACACCGCCGCCGATCGATGACGGCTGCCCGCGCCAGCGCACCGATGTCGACAACAGCGGCCAGACTGATCTGGTCGATGTGACCAAGGTGATCAACGTCGCCTTCCGCGGCGCCAACCCGGCCACGACCTACACATCGCCCTGCGGGCCATAG
- a CDS encoding acylphosphatase, with amino-acid sequence MGRLSAQVHGMVQGVGYRYFVARRARENNLTGWVKNRSDGTVEIEAVGPRDTLEEFLSYVRVGPPAARVADVGVRWFDDEPRYEGFQVRF; translated from the coding sequence ATGGGACGGCTCAGCGCCCAGGTGCATGGCATGGTCCAAGGTGTCGGCTATCGCTATTTCGTGGCCCGACGCGCCCGCGAGAACAATCTGACCGGATGGGTCAAGAATCGATCGGACGGCACCGTAGAAATCGAAGCGGTTGGACCGCGCGACACACTGGAGGAATTCCTCAGCTACGTCCGTGTCGGCCCACCGGCGGCGCGTGTGGCCGATGTCGGCGTGCGCTGGTTCGACGATGAACCCCGGTACGAGGGATTCCAAGTACGATTCTGA